The Pseudomonadota bacterium genome window below encodes:
- a CDS encoding DUF3488 domain-containing protein has protein sequence MSTPTIPSERPLPGATLNWLLSALVLALVPHLGRLPIWVTAMTIGLGVLRWLLHQRGAALPPRWLVLIVALLGAAGIFAYYGTLLGKNAGVALLSLMLGCKLLEMVRLRDTMLVVFLGYFLVITNLLYSQDILIALYLLVAVWILTGTLLELTRPGGGLRATLQLAGRLLLQSVPIMLVLFLLFPRIAGPLWGLPKDATAASTGLSDRMRPGTISQLSQSPAVAFRVQFNGPPPPPAQRYWRGPVLWYTDGREWRARLPGERPTGAEPPAFTPLGGAIDYTVTLEPHQRHWLFALDLPARVENATEITHDFQVLSARPILEVRRYRATSFTAYQTRIATVQERRRTLQLPVSVSPRVRELATLWRSSASRPEEIVEQALRHFREQPFVYTLNPPLLGNDPVDAFLFETRRGFCEHYAASFAVLMRLAGIPTRVVTGYQGGELNPLGDYLIVRQSDAHAWAEVLLPDRGWVRVDPTAAVAPDRIERGIQPVLDDVGEPVRFLISASDALTRWARQAGYLWDGVQNGWNQWVLSYGPALQRQLLESIGLGSISWRGVAMVMVLVVGLLLAAVTYTLLRRQQPKLDPVVNAYQHYCRRLARHGLPRLPHEGAFDYARRVAAARPEWRTRVLLITRLYVALRYGAQPPEAWRQQLERQVRTFRP, from the coding sequence ATGAGCACCCCCACCATTCCCTCCGAACGGCCGCTGCCGGGGGCCACATTGAACTGGTTGCTCAGCGCGCTGGTCCTGGCGCTGGTCCCGCACCTTGGACGACTGCCGATCTGGGTCACCGCGATGACCATCGGGTTGGGCGTACTGCGCTGGCTGCTCCACCAACGGGGTGCCGCCCTGCCGCCGCGATGGCTGGTGCTGATCGTTGCGCTCCTGGGCGCCGCCGGCATCTTTGCCTACTATGGCACTCTGCTGGGAAAGAACGCCGGGGTCGCTCTGCTGAGCCTGATGCTCGGTTGCAAGCTGCTGGAGATGGTGCGCCTGCGCGACACCATGCTGGTAGTCTTTCTCGGCTACTTTCTGGTGATCACCAACCTCCTCTATTCGCAGGATATATTGATAGCGCTCTATCTGTTGGTGGCGGTCTGGATCCTGACCGGCACCTTGCTGGAACTCACTCGCCCCGGCGGCGGGCTGCGCGCTACGCTGCAGCTTGCGGGACGGTTGCTGCTGCAATCGGTCCCCATCATGCTGGTCCTGTTCCTGCTCTTTCCCCGCATCGCCGGGCCGCTGTGGGGCCTGCCCAAGGATGCCACAGCCGCCAGCACCGGGCTGAGCGACCGGATGCGGCCCGGCACCATCAGCCAGCTCAGTCAATCGCCGGCGGTGGCCTTTCGCGTACAGTTCAACGGGCCACCGCCACCGCCGGCACAGCGCTATTGGCGGGGACCGGTCCTCTGGTACACCGATGGCAGGGAGTGGCGGGCCCGCCTGCCGGGCGAACGCCCGACCGGTGCCGAGCCCCCCGCATTCACCCCGCTCGGAGGTGCGATTGACTATACGGTGACCCTGGAGCCCCACCAACGGCACTGGTTGTTCGCCCTCGATCTCCCGGCACGGGTCGAGAACGCCACCGAGATCACCCATGATTTCCAGGTGTTGTCCGCGCGACCCATCCTTGAGGTGCGCCGTTACAGGGCGACTTCGTTTACCGCTTACCAAACCCGGATCGCCACCGTGCAGGAGCGGCGCCGCACGTTGCAGTTACCGGTCTCCGTCTCGCCCCGCGTCCGGGAGCTGGCAACACTGTGGCGAAGCTCGGCGTCCCGCCCTGAGGAGATCGTCGAACAAGCCCTGCGGCATTTCCGCGAACAGCCCTTCGTCTACACGCTCAACCCGCCCTTGCTGGGTAACGATCCGGTCGATGCCTTTCTGTTTGAAACACGCCGCGGTTTTTGCGAGCACTACGCGGCCTCATTTGCGGTGCTGATGCGACTGGCAGGGATCCCCACCCGGGTGGTCACCGGCTACCAGGGCGGAGAACTCAATCCGCTCGGCGACTATTTGATCGTGCGCCAATCCGATGCCCATGCCTGGGCGGAGGTCCTGCTGCCGGATCGCGGCTGGGTACGGGTCGATCCCACGGCAGCGGTTGCCCCGGATCGTATCGAGCGGGGCATACAACCGGTTCTCGATGACGTCGGGGAGCCGGTGCGTTTTCTGATTTCCGCCTCCGATGCGCTGACCCGTTGGGCACGCCAGGCCGGCTACCTGTGGGACGGTGTGCAGAACGGCTGGAACCAATGGGTGCTCAGTTATGGTCCAGCGCTACAGCGACAGCTGCTGGAATCGATCGGTCTCGGTTCTATAAGCTGGCGTGGCGTAGCCATGGTGATGGTATTGGTGGTAGGGCTTTTACTGGCGGCGGTGACATACACGTTACTTCGCCGTCAGCAGCCCAAGCTCGATCCCGTAGTGAACGCTTACCAGCACTACTGCCGACGCCTGGCGCGCCATGGGCTGCCGCGCCTGCCCCACGAAGGGGCGTTCGATTACGCCCGGCGCGTCGCGGCTGCACGCCCTGAGTGGCGCACCAGGGTCCTCCTTATCACCCGCCTCTACGTGGCGCTGCGCTACGGTGCACAGCCACCGGAGGCCTGGCGTCAGCAACTGGAACGGCAGGTACGCACATTCCGTCCCTGA
- a CDS encoding DUF58 domain-containing protein gives MLTQRDIYILPTRHGLLFALILLAMLLGAMNYNNSLGFLLTFLLGSLAIVSILHAYRNLAGLRIEGVRAEPVFAGHEALFRITLHNPSPAVRSAINLKIEGASPVTVDLPATARTVVELRLLAARRGRLPLGRVTLDSRYPLGLFRAWAYWRPVSGAIVYPRPAPPQPLPDGGGQGGQWRDAPDAGADDFRGFRDYHPGDNLRHIHWKALARGQGLRVKQFATTQSETLWLDWNQAHGADIEQRLSQLCRWVVDAQRLGFPFGLRLPDGELPPALDEGHVQRALSRLALFTPP, from the coding sequence GTGCTCACGCAACGCGATATCTACATACTGCCGACCCGCCACGGTCTGCTTTTCGCGCTGATCCTGCTGGCCATGCTGCTCGGGGCGATGAACTACAACAACAGCCTGGGCTTTCTTCTGACGTTTCTGCTGGGCAGTCTCGCCATCGTTTCGATCCTCCACGCCTACCGCAATCTCGCCGGGCTGCGCATCGAAGGTGTACGCGCGGAACCGGTCTTTGCCGGACACGAAGCGCTGTTTCGAATCACCCTCCACAATCCTTCGCCGGCTGTTCGCAGTGCGATCAACCTGAAGATCGAGGGGGCGTCTCCGGTCACAGTGGACCTGCCGGCCACCGCGCGCACGGTGGTTGAGTTGCGTCTGCTCGCCGCGCGACGCGGGCGATTGCCGTTGGGGCGGGTTACCCTCGATTCGCGGTATCCGTTGGGGCTGTTTCGCGCCTGGGCTTATTGGCGGCCCGTGAGCGGCGCCATCGTTTACCCGCGGCCAGCTCCGCCGCAACCCCTGCCGGACGGGGGTGGTCAGGGCGGGCAATGGCGCGACGCACCTGATGCGGGTGCCGACGACTTTCGCGGTTTTCGCGACTACCATCCCGGCGACAATCTGCGCCACATCCATTGGAAAGCACTCGCCCGCGGCCAGGGCCTGCGTGTCAAGCAGTTCGCCACCACCCAGAGTGAAACCTTGTGGCTGGATTGGAATCAGGCGCACGGTGCTGACATCGAACAACGTCTCAGCCAGTTATGCCGATGGGTCGTGGACGCGCAGCGTCTGGGTTTCCCTTTCGGTCTGCGACTTCCCGACGGGGAGCTGCCCCCCGCGCTGGACGAGGGGCATGTACAGCGCGCACTTTCCCGCCTCGCCTTGTTTACCCCGCCATGA
- a CDS encoding AAA family ATPase — protein sequence MKDLIDRLVSTAGQIIVGKEPTIRLALACLIARGHLLIEDLPGVGKTTLAHVLARTLGLQFQRIQFTSDLLPADILGVSIYERQSGVFTFHPGPIFAQVILADEVNRATPKAQSALLEAMEEHQVTIEGETRRLPDPFFVIATQNPAHLIGTFPLPESQLDRFLMRIEMGYPDPAAERALLKGRDRRELLEELPPCASPQQLLELQRAASLIHVADPLVDYLQALLAHTRNSDHFQGGLSPRAGLALLRGARAWALMAGRREVVPEDLQAILPAVVGHRLRRQDDGDHSNARVATELLQAVAIP from the coding sequence ATGAAGGATCTCATCGATCGGCTGGTGTCCACTGCTGGCCAGATCATCGTCGGCAAGGAACCGACCATCCGCCTCGCCCTCGCCTGTCTGATTGCCCGTGGCCATCTCCTGATCGAGGATCTCCCGGGTGTCGGCAAGACAACGCTCGCCCATGTGTTGGCACGAACACTGGGTTTGCAGTTTCAACGCATACAGTTCACCAGCGATCTGTTGCCAGCGGATATCCTGGGTGTCTCGATCTACGAACGTCAAAGCGGAGTCTTCACCTTTCATCCCGGACCCATCTTCGCGCAGGTTATCCTCGCCGATGAGGTCAATCGCGCAACGCCCAAGGCGCAGAGCGCGCTGCTCGAAGCGATGGAAGAGCACCAGGTGACCATCGAGGGGGAAACCCGGCGCTTACCCGACCCCTTTTTCGTTATCGCCACGCAGAACCCGGCGCATCTGATCGGGACCTTTCCGCTGCCCGAATCGCAGCTCGATCGATTTCTGATGCGCATCGAGATGGGCTATCCCGATCCGGCGGCCGAGCGCGCGCTGCTCAAGGGCCGCGATCGCCGTGAACTGCTTGAAGAGCTGCCGCCCTGCGCATCGCCCCAGCAACTGTTGGAGCTGCAACGCGCCGCCAGCCTCATTCATGTCGCCGATCCGCTGGTCGATTACCTTCAGGCGTTGCTGGCGCACACCCGCAACAGCGATCATTTTCAGGGAGGATTGTCGCCGCGCGCGGGGCTTGCCCTGCTGCGCGGCGCCCGTGCCTGGGCACTGATGGCCGGCCGCCGCGAAGTGGTGCCCGAGGATCTGCAGGCGATACTTCCGGCAGTGGTGGGCCACCGTTTGCGGCGCCAGGACGACGGTGACCACAGCAACGCCCGAGTGGCCACCGAGCTGCTACAGGCAGTGGCCATTCCCTAA
- a CDS encoding cation:proton antiporter — protein sequence MATGRVFSTGFTNRPISGVSRVTSDPVFYSIFLIFTGAAVLATVALFARQALLVAYIALGIALGPYAFGLISDPSLITQISDIGIIFLLYLLGLDLQPQELWNMMRKATMVTLLSSLVFGAVGVAVANVFGFTLAESMVIGAAMMFSSTIIGLKLLPTTVLHHQHTGEIIISILLLQDLIAILVLLGVQSMGKGGVAWGELGQVALALPALVIFAALVERYVLVPLIARFDTIQEYIFLIAIGWCLGMAELAGVMGLSHEIGAFIGGVALASSPIALFIAESLRPLRDFFLVMFFFSLGASFNLGVIGEVLLPALVLAAAALLLKPLVFRVLLKRVGEASGRSLEVGVRLGQISEFSLLIAITALGSGVIGAKASYLIQLATLITFVVSSYFVVLRYPTPIAVSDRLRRN from the coding sequence ATGGCAACCGGACGCGTGTTTAGCACCGGCTTCACAAACAGGCCCATTTCCGGAGTTTCCCGTGTGACCAGTGATCCGGTCTTCTATTCGATCTTCCTCATCTTTACCGGTGCCGCGGTTCTCGCCACGGTGGCGCTGTTCGCCCGGCAAGCGCTGCTGGTGGCCTACATCGCCTTGGGTATCGCGCTGGGGCCATACGCGTTTGGCCTGATCAGTGATCCGAGCCTGATCACCCAGATCTCCGATATCGGGATTATCTTCCTGCTCTATCTGCTCGGGCTCGATCTGCAGCCGCAGGAACTGTGGAACATGATGCGCAAGGCGACCATGGTGACGCTGCTCAGCTCACTGGTCTTTGGCGCGGTGGGTGTGGCGGTGGCGAATGTGTTTGGTTTTACGCTGGCTGAGTCGATGGTGATTGGAGCGGCGATGATGTTCTCCAGCACCATCATCGGGCTCAAGTTGCTGCCTACCACCGTGCTGCATCACCAGCATACCGGTGAGATCATCATCAGTATCCTGCTCTTGCAGGATTTGATCGCCATCCTGGTACTGCTCGGCGTGCAGAGCATGGGTAAAGGCGGGGTTGCGTGGGGAGAGCTGGGTCAGGTGGCGCTTGCGTTGCCAGCATTGGTCATCTTCGCCGCCCTGGTGGAGCGTTACGTACTCGTACCGCTGATTGCCCGCTTTGACACCATTCAGGAGTACATCTTTTTGATCGCCATCGGCTGGTGCCTGGGCATGGCGGAGCTGGCTGGCGTGATGGGGTTGTCCCACGAGATCGGTGCGTTCATCGGTGGGGTTGCCCTGGCTTCGAGCCCCATAGCGTTGTTCATCGCCGAAAGCCTGCGCCCGCTGCGGGACTTTTTCCTGGTGATGTTTTTCTTCTCGTTGGGAGCGAGTTTCAATCTGGGCGTCATCGGTGAGGTGTTGTTACCGGCGTTGGTGTTGGCCGCCGCAGCGCTGCTCCTCAAGCCGCTGGTATTTCGCGTGTTGCTCAAACGGGTCGGCGAGGCAAGCGGCCGATCGCTGGAGGTTGGGGTGCGTCTGGGTCAGATCAGCGAATTCTCGCTCCTGATCGCGATCACTGCACTGGGTTCCGGGGTCATAGGTGCCAAGGCTTCATATCTCATCCAACTGGCCACGCTGATCACATTCGTCGTCTCCTCTTATTTTGTGGTGCTTCGCTACCCTACACCGATCGCCGTATCGGATCGTCTACGCCGCAACTGA
- a CDS encoding DMT family transporter: protein MISAPPAPGRFALIALFSGALAIAFAPIFVRLSELGTVTTAFYRISLALPVLMLWLSWDQRGVAQKHRRPRSVRDFWRLSIAGLFFACDLAVWHWSIALTSVANATLLANAAPVFVTIGGWLLFGVRASRLFLIGMVMALAGMGVLMSASLNIGLEHLWGDGLGLLTAVFYAGYILSVGRLRTEFSTPTIMTWSGVVTAVVLLPVAWLSGESLWTSSLYGWGILAGLAIVSHAGGQSLIAYALAHLPASFSSVGLLLQPATAAVLAWVLLGEALGVLQGAGGVVILCGIYLARRGSR from the coding sequence GTGATTTCAGCCCCTCCCGCACCAGGACGCTTTGCGCTGATCGCTCTCTTTAGCGGTGCGCTGGCCATTGCCTTTGCGCCGATCTTTGTGCGTCTCAGCGAGCTCGGTACAGTCACCACGGCCTTCTACCGGATTTCACTCGCGCTGCCGGTGCTGATGCTGTGGCTGAGTTGGGACCAGCGCGGAGTGGCGCAGAAACACCGCCGCCCGAGGTCGGTGCGTGACTTTTGGCGCTTGTCGATTGCCGGGCTGTTCTTTGCCTGCGATCTGGCGGTCTGGCACTGGTCGATCGCGCTGACCTCGGTGGCCAACGCCACGTTGCTGGCCAATGCGGCACCGGTGTTCGTGACCATCGGTGGGTGGCTGCTGTTTGGTGTTCGCGCATCGCGCCTGTTTCTTATCGGCATGGTCATGGCGCTGGCCGGAATGGGCGTGTTGATGAGCGCGAGCCTCAACATCGGCCTCGAACACCTGTGGGGCGACGGCCTGGGATTGCTGACCGCGGTTTTCTACGCCGGCTATATCCTTTCGGTAGGACGGCTGCGCACCGAGTTCTCCACACCCACCATCATGACCTGGAGCGGGGTGGTGACGGCAGTGGTACTGCTGCCGGTGGCCTGGCTGTCGGGCGAAAGCCTGTGGACCAGTTCGCTCTATGGCTGGGGAATCCTGGCCGGTTTGGCCATCGTTTCCCATGCCGGCGGGCAGAGCCTTATCGCCTATGCCCTGGCCCATCTGCCCGCCTCGTTCTCATCGGTGGGTCTGCTGCTGCAGCCCGCCACCGCAGCGGTACTGGCATGGGTGCTGCTGGGTGAAGCACTCGGCGTTCTGCAGGGTGCGGGGGGCGTGGTGATTCTGTGCGGCATCTACCTGGCGCGACGCGGGAGCCGGTGA
- a CDS encoding outer membrane lipoprotein-sorting protein, producing the protein MKLRSLLVLLTLLPLSIAAQTPAERGLAIAQESDRRDIGFTDSQADMVMTLKNRQGEESVRDLRVKVLEVQGDGDKSLTIFDEPRDVKGTALLTFAHGADPDDQWLYLPALKRVKRIASKNKSGPFMGSEFAFEDIGSQEVEKYTYKYVRDEAVDGKQAFLIERYPVDENSGYTRQEVWMDQAEYIPLKIVYYDRKNELLKTLVFSDYQQYLGKHWRAGKMHMENHQTGKSTLLEWKNYRFRTGVDAGDFNQNALKRAR; encoded by the coding sequence ATGAAACTGCGATCACTGCTGGTGCTGCTGACGCTGTTACCCCTTAGCATCGCGGCCCAGACCCCCGCGGAGCGGGGGCTTGCCATCGCCCAGGAATCCGATCGGCGCGACATCGGTTTTACCGACTCGCAAGCCGACATGGTGATGACGCTGAAGAACCGCCAGGGAGAAGAGAGCGTGCGTGATCTGCGCGTCAAGGTGCTCGAGGTACAGGGCGACGGCGACAAGAGCCTCACCATCTTTGACGAGCCGCGCGATGTGAAGGGCACCGCGTTGCTGACGTTCGCCCACGGGGCCGATCCCGATGATCAGTGGCTCTATCTTCCGGCACTGAAGCGCGTCAAACGCATCGCCTCGAAGAACAAATCGGGGCCCTTCATGGGCAGCGAGTTCGCCTTCGAGGATATCGGCTCGCAGGAGGTCGAGAAATACACCTACAAGTATGTTCGTGACGAAGCCGTTGACGGCAAGCAGGCCTTTCTCATTGAACGCTATCCGGTGGATGAGAACTCGGGATACACCCGCCAGGAGGTGTGGATGGATCAGGCCGAGTACATCCCGCTGAAGATCGTATACTACGACCGCAAGAACGAGCTCCTGAAAACCCTCGTCTTCAGTGACTATCAACAGTATCTCGGCAAGCACTGGCGTGCGGGCAAGATGCACATGGAAAACCACCAGACCGGTAAAAGCACCCTGCTCGAGTGGAAGAACTACCGCTTCCGCACCGGGGTCGACGCGGGCGATTTCAACCAGAATGCGCTGAAGCGTGCCCGATGA